From Amycolatopsis sp. YIM 10, the proteins below share one genomic window:
- a CDS encoding tautomerase family protein produces the protein MPLVRIDALNATPQHLDALGRAVHEALQETADVPPDDRFQILTSHDGTTGRLHYDDYLGVHRDDGIVYIAITLRAGRTPEQKKALYRRIAELAHEYAGTEPRNVFIALTENEPIDWSCGNGEAQYASQQ, from the coding sequence ATGCCCCTGGTGAGAATCGACGCGCTCAACGCCACCCCGCAGCACCTCGACGCACTCGGCCGCGCCGTGCACGAAGCGCTCCAAGAAACGGCCGACGTGCCGCCAGACGACCGGTTCCAGATCCTGACCAGCCACGACGGCACCACCGGCCGCCTCCACTACGACGACTACCTCGGCGTGCACCGCGACGACGGGATCGTCTACATCGCCATCACCCTGCGGGCCGGGCGCACGCCGGAGCAGAAGAAGGCGCTCTACCGCCGGATCGCCGAACTCGCCCACGAGTACGCGGGCACCGAACCGCGGAACGTCTTCATCGCGCTGACCGAGAACGAGCCCATCGACTGGTCGTGCGGCAACGGTGAAGCGCAGTACGCGAGCCAGCAGTAG
- a CDS encoding 3-deoxy-7-phosphoheptulonate synthase, translating to MPDQDTLPTPAEVTGTRPQAVDRHRATIDAVLARRDRRLLVVAGPCSVHDPAAALDYARLLATAAERYADDLVVVLRAYLEKPRTVAGWTGLLPDPTLDGKGDIATGIRQGRSFLLDAAATGLPLAYEFVDPLLAHYVADLVSWAAVGARTVASQPHRHLASWLPMPVGMKNCVSGRLDTAVQAIRAAGLPHTFPGVAADGRLTTLRSAGNPAAHLVLRGGAVPNYDAASVAAALDTLREAGLPQRVVVDAAHGNSGKDHNRQPAVLADLAEQIGGGNHAVAGVMLESYLSDGNQSPSGEPRPDLSITDPCLGWRRTEPLLEQLASAARRRG from the coding sequence ATGCCTGATCAGGACACCCTGCCCACCCCCGCCGAGGTCACCGGCACGCGGCCGCAGGCCGTGGACCGCCACCGCGCCACCATCGACGCCGTGCTCGCCCGGCGCGACCGGCGGTTGCTGGTGGTGGCGGGCCCGTGCTCGGTGCACGACCCGGCGGCCGCGCTGGACTACGCGCGGCTGCTCGCCACCGCGGCCGAGCGGTATGCCGACGACCTCGTTGTGGTGCTGCGCGCGTACCTGGAGAAACCGCGCACGGTGGCGGGCTGGACCGGCCTGTTGCCGGACCCGACGCTCGACGGCAAGGGCGACATCGCCACCGGGATCCGCCAGGGCCGGTCGTTCCTGCTCGACGCGGCGGCGACCGGACTGCCGCTGGCCTACGAGTTCGTCGACCCGCTGCTCGCGCACTACGTGGCCGACCTGGTCAGCTGGGCCGCGGTCGGCGCCAGGACGGTGGCCAGCCAGCCGCACCGGCACCTGGCCTCGTGGCTGCCGATGCCGGTGGGCATGAAGAACTGCGTGTCCGGCCGCCTCGACACCGCCGTGCAGGCGATCCGCGCGGCCGGGCTGCCGCACACCTTTCCCGGGGTGGCCGCGGACGGGCGGCTGACCACCCTGCGCAGCGCCGGGAATCCCGCCGCGCACCTGGTCTTGCGCGGGGGCGCGGTGCCGAACTACGACGCGGCGAGCGTGGCCGCCGCACTGGACACCCTGCGCGAGGCGGGCCTGCCGCAGCGGGTGGTGGTCGACGCCGCGCACGGCAACAGCGGCAAGGACCACAACCGGCAGCCCGCCGTGCTCGCGGACCTCGCCGAGCAGATCGGCGGCGGCAACCACGCGGTGGCCGGGGTGATGCTCGAGTCGTACCTGTCCGACGGCAACCAGTCACCGTCGGGCGAGCCGCGGCCGGACCTGAGCATCACCGACCCGTGCCTCGGCTGGCGCCGCACCGAACCGTTGCTGGAACAGCTCGCATCGGCGGCGCGGCGACGGGGCTAG
- a CDS encoding DHA2 family efflux MFS transporter permease subunit: MSTVRPEVGAALWRTAFVLVLGTFMATLDSTIVSVGVSTLADEFGAPVTGIQWVSTAYLLAVVAAVPASGWLADRFGGRRVWLLAVAGFLLGSLLCALAWSLPSLIAFRVLQGLAGGLLPPTGQALLARAAGRDRIGRVISIVGVVPLLSPVLGPLLGGSILGVADWPWLFYVNLPVGVVAILLARRFVPVVPPSEERSPFDFRGALLLSPGLAVLVFGLTGIGHEQAVPLWVTVFAVVLGALMLAGFVVHGLRTSRVPLIDPRLFARPPFGVAALALVVLGASVFGTMFLLPLYLQTGESLSAWETGLLLAPQGAGALAGSFLVNRLVDSVGPRTLVLTGIALVAVGTVAFTQLGPELPDVVIAVSLLVRGFGAAMIGAPVMTIVYRRIVPAQLPRAAGALNLLNTVGGSLGTAALAVVLQQRLAVRGTDVPSAFADTFWWVLGLALVAAAGAFRLPREKDTPDA; this comes from the coding sequence GTGAGCACGGTGAGGCCCGAGGTCGGCGCTGCCCTGTGGCGAACGGCTTTTGTCCTGGTGCTGGGCACGTTCATGGCGACACTGGACAGCACCATCGTCTCGGTCGGGGTGTCCACGCTGGCCGACGAGTTCGGCGCGCCGGTCACCGGCATCCAGTGGGTCAGCACCGCGTACCTGCTCGCGGTGGTCGCCGCGGTGCCCGCGTCGGGCTGGCTGGCCGACCGCTTCGGCGGGCGCCGGGTCTGGCTGCTCGCGGTGGCCGGGTTCCTGCTCGGGTCCCTGTTGTGCGCGCTGGCCTGGTCGCTGCCCAGCCTGATCGCCTTCCGCGTGCTCCAGGGCCTGGCCGGTGGACTGCTGCCGCCGACCGGGCAGGCGCTGCTGGCCCGCGCCGCCGGGCGCGACCGCATCGGCCGCGTGATCAGCATCGTCGGTGTGGTGCCGCTGCTGTCCCCGGTGCTCGGCCCGCTGCTCGGCGGGTCGATCCTCGGTGTCGCGGACTGGCCGTGGCTGTTCTACGTCAACCTGCCGGTCGGTGTGGTGGCGATCCTGCTGGCGCGGCGGTTCGTGCCGGTGGTCCCGCCGTCCGAGGAGCGTTCGCCGTTCGACTTCCGCGGGGCCCTGTTGCTGTCGCCGGGGCTGGCCGTGCTGGTGTTCGGCCTGACCGGGATCGGCCACGAGCAGGCGGTACCGCTGTGGGTGACGGTGTTCGCCGTGGTGCTCGGCGCGTTGATGCTGGCCGGTTTCGTGGTGCACGGGCTGCGCACCAGCCGGGTCCCGCTGATCGACCCGCGCCTGTTCGCGCGACCGCCGTTCGGTGTCGCGGCGCTGGCGCTGGTGGTGCTGGGCGCGTCGGTGTTCGGCACCATGTTCCTGCTGCCGCTGTACCTGCAAACCGGGGAAAGCCTGTCCGCGTGGGAAACCGGGCTGCTGCTCGCGCCGCAGGGCGCGGGGGCACTGGCCGGTTCGTTCCTGGTGAACCGGCTGGTCGATTCCGTCGGCCCGCGGACCCTGGTGCTGACCGGGATTGCGCTCGTCGCGGTCGGCACGGTCGCCTTCACCCAGCTCGGCCCGGAACTGCCGGACGTGGTGATCGCGGTTTCCCTGCTGGTGCGCGGCTTCGGCGCGGCGATGATCGGCGCGCCGGTGATGACCATCGTCTACCGCCGCATCGTCCCGGCGCAGCTGCCCCGCGCGGCCGGGGCGCTCAACCTGCTCAACACCGTCGGCGGTTCGCTCGGCACCGCGGCGCTGGCCGTGGTGCTTCAACAGCGCCTGGCAGTGCGCGGCACCGACGTGCCGTCGGCCTTCGCCGACACCTTCTGGTGGGTGCTCGGCCTGGCGCTGGTCGCCGCGGCCGGCGCGTTCCGCCTTCCCCGAGAGAAGGACACCCCGGATGCCTGA